Genomic segment of Myxococcus stipitatus:
AACGCGCGCGGCGACCTGGGTGAGCTGCACCTTCGTCACGGGTACGGAGGTGGGCTCCGGCGCGGCGGCGGGCACGGACGGCTCCACCTCCTCGGGCGTCGCCGTGAGCACGGGCCCGCCCTCGCTCTCCGACAGCGCGCTGGGGCCTTCGTCCTCGGCGAAGCGGATTTCCTCCTCGGGCAGGGTCTCGTCCTGGGGCGGGGCCTTCTGCGGCGCCGGTGCGGGCGCGGGAGGCGGGGCTTCCACTCGCGCGGCGGACGCCACGGGGGCGGGCGTGGGCTTCGAGAAGTTCTCCCCGGCGATGGCGCGCGACATCTTGTCCGCCATCGCGTCGCTGCCCGCGAGCAGGAAGTGCTCCCGCGCGCGGCCGTACTCGCCCATCTGCGCGAGCGCGAGGCCCAGGTAGTTCTGGGCCTTCTGGTGCTCGGGCGACAGGTCCGTGGCCGTCTCGAACTCGCGAACGGCGCGCTGGAGCGCGTTGGTCTTCAGGTACACGAGGCCCAGGTTGACCCTCAGCGTCGGGTCCACCGGGTTGTCGCGCACCAGCATCTCGTAGAGCTCGGCCGCGCGGTCGAACAGGCCCAGCTTGAAGTAGCAGAGCCCGAGCAGGTTCTGCGCTTTCTCGTTGCGAGGTTGGAGCTGGTGGGCGCGCTCCAGGAACTCCTTCGACTCGATGACCTTGTTGGCGGCCAGCAGCTCGCCACCGCGCTGGAGCTGCTGGAGGAACTCGTCGTCAGCGGGGCTCGTCTCCGCCCGCCCCTTCACGCGCGTCGTCATTCTGGAAGTTGGGCTCGCGGGGACCGCTCTCAGCGGGCCGCTCGCGCTCCTTGTAGTGGTAGTAGAGCTGGAGCACCTTGCGGACGTACCCCTGCGTCTCTTCGTAAGGGGGCACCTTGCCGCCGTAGCGCTTCACCGCGTCCGGGCCCGCGTTGTAGGCGGCAATCATCTTCACCATGTCGCCGTCGAACATGTTGGCGAGCACCCGCAGGTAGCGCACGCCGCCCTCGATGTTCTCGCGCTCGTCGAAGATGTCCTTCACGTACATGTCCGACGCCGTTCCCGGCATGAGCTGCATCAGCCCGCTGGCGCCCTTGTGGCTCAGCGCGTTCGGGTTGAAGTTGCTCTCCGCATGCATGATGGCGCGCACCAGCGCCGTCGGGATGCGGTAGCGCAGCGCCGCCGCGGCGATGTGCGGGTCCAGGTCCGGAGGCGTGCGCGAGCGCCCCACCACCGGCGCGCTCTTCGAGGGAGCCTGGGCGAAGGAGCCCTTCATCTTCTTCGCCGCCTTGGAGCCCGTCGGCGGGACGTTCGTGTAGACGATGGTCCCGTCCTTCTCCACGTACCGGTAGATGGACTCGGACGCTCCCGCCCACAGCGGGAAGGCCAGCACGGTCAGGAGCAGCGCGGGAATGGCACGCATATCGGCCCTCCAACCTTAGACACACGGAGGAAAGTCCTCAAGAAAACGCCTTGTTTCCGGCACTTACAGTCGTTAAGGCTGTTGGCCATGCCCCATCGGTTCGACTTCCTCGTCCTGGGCGGCGGAGTTGCGGGCCTCTCGTTCGCCCTCCAGGCCGCTCGCCATGGCACCGTGGCCGTGCTGACCAAGCGCGAGCGAGGCGAGAGCAACACCGCCTACGCCCAGGGTGGCATCGCCAGCGTCCTCGCCCCCACCGACTCGTTCGATGCGCACATCGAGGACACCCTCGTGGCGGGCGCGGGCATCTGCCACAAGGACGCGGTGGAAGTGACGGTGCGCGAGGGGCCCGAGCGCATCCGCGAGCTCGTGACGCTGGGCGCGGAGTTCAACCGCAACACCTCCGGCGAGTTCCACCTGACGCGCGAGGGCGGGCACTCCGAGCGCCGCATCATCCACGCGGGCGACATCACCGGCCGCGAGGTGCAGCGCGCCCTGCTGGCGAAGTGTGACGAGACGCCCAACATCACCTTCTTCTCCAACACCGCCGCCATCGACCTCATCCTGGACCGGCGCCAGCCCCGCTCCGGCGCCAACCGGTGCCTGGGCGCGTACGCGCTGCTGGAGAGCGGGGTCATCGAGCGCTTCCTCGCGCGGGTGACGGTGCTGGCCACGGGCGGCGCGGGCAAGGTGTACCTGTACACGTCGAATCCGGACGTGGCGACGGGCGACGGTGTGGCCATGGCGTACCGCGCGGGCGCGCAGGTGGCGAACATGGAGTTCTACCAGTTCCACCCCACCTGCCTGTACCACCCGGAGGCCAAGAGCTTCCTCATCAGCGAGGCCCTGCGCGGCGAGGGCGGCAAGCTCCGGCTCAAGGGCGGGCAGACCTTCATGGAGCGCTATCACCCGCTGGGCGCGCTGGCCCCGCGCGACGTGGTGGCGCGCGCCATCGACGCGGAGATGAAGCGCACGGGTGATGAGTGCGTGTACCTGGACATGACGCACATGGGCCGGGCCTTCCTCACCGAGCGCTTCCCCAACATCTACGCCACCTGCAAGGCCTTCAACATCGACATGGCCGTGCAGCCCATCCCCGTCGTCCCCGCGGCCCACTACCAGTGCGGCGGCGTGGTGACGGACCTGCAGGGGCGCACGTCGGTGCCCGGGCTGTACGCCATCGGCGAGGTGTCCTGCACGGGCCTGCACGGCGCCAACCGGCTCGCGTCCAACTCGCTGCTGGAGGGGCTGGTGTTCGGCCAGCGCGCCGTGGAGGCCAGCGTCGCGGAGCTGGCCTCGCTGCCCACGCCGCACGAGGACCCGCCGGAGTGGGACCCGGGCAGCGCGGTGGAGTCCGACGAGAGCGTCGTCGTCACCCACAACTGGGATGAGATTCGCCGGCTCATGTGGAACTACGTCGGCATCGTGCGCACGGACAAGCGGCTGATGCGCGCGCGCCGACGGCTGGAGCTGTTGCGCGAGGAGATTCGCGACTACTACTGGCGCTTCAAGGTGACTCGAGACGTCATCGAGCTGCGCAACATCGCCGACGTGGCGCTGCTCATCGTCGACTGCGCCAGCCGCCGCAAGGAGAGCCGCGGCCTGCACTTCACCCTCGACTATCCCCACACCGACGACCACCACTGGCTGCGCGACACCACCCTTTCCCGGGAGCTGTGAGCGACATGTCCTCCGGACCGCGACACATCCTCGACGCACCTGGCGGTGGGCCCGAAGGCCGAGGTCCGAGCCACTCGTTCGGAACCCCTCCCCCGCCGCAGGCGCCGCAGCCCCGTCCCTGGGTCTGCTACGCCATCATCGGATTGTGCGTCGGCGTGTTCGCGCTGGAGGAGTTCGGCGTGTTGCCGTCATTCAGCGCCAACAAGCTTCCCCTGGGGGCTCTGTATGGCCCGGCGGTGCAGGCCGGACAGTACTGGCGGCTCGTGGCGGTGGCCTTCGAGCATGGAGGCATCCTCCACCTCGCCTTCAACATGTCCGTGGTGGTGACGCTCGGTTTCACGCTGGAGCGAGGCATCGGCAGCCTGCGCTTCGCGGGCCTGTCGCTCGTCACCGCGCTGGGTGCGTCCGCGTTCTCCCTGCTCTTCGACTTCGACAAGACGATGGTCGGCGCCTCGGGGATGATCCTGGGCTGGGCGGGCGCCATGCTCCCCATTGCCACCCGGCAGGGCCGGCGGGAGCTGGGCACCTGGTTGGTGCAGGTGGCCGTGCTCAGCCTGCTCCCCATGGTGAGCTGGTCCGGCCACCTGGGGGGATTCCTCTTCGGCCTGCCGTGCGGAATCGCGATGCGGCAGGGGCGGCGGGTGTACGCGCTCGCGCTGCCCATCATCCTCTTCCTCACTGCGGTGGTGGCGCTCTACGCGGCCCACCCGGAACGACGCGGAGCCTTCTGAGATGGACGTGCGCAGTATCTGTGTTTTCTGCGGTTCCCGGCCGGGCAACCGCCCCGAGTACGCCGAGGCGGCCGAGCAGCTCGGCACGGAGCTGGGCCGCAGGGGAATCACCCTCGTCTACGGCGGCGCCAGCGTGGGGTTGATGGGCACCGTCGCCTCCGCGGCCCTGGCCGCGGGCGGCAAGGTGGTGGGGGTGCTGCCCCAGTTCCTGGGCAAGCGCGAGCTGGCGTACCTGGGCCTCACGGAGTTCATCCGCGTGGACTCCATGCATGAGCGCAAGGCCCTCATGGCGGCGCGCTCGGATGCGTTCATCGCCCTGCCCGGGGGCTTCGGCACGCTGGATGAGCTGTTTGAAATCACCACCTGGGCGCAGCTCGGCCTGCACGGCAAGCCCATGGGCCTCCTGGATACACGGGGCTTCTTCCAGCCGCTGGTGGCCCTCGCGCGGCACATGGCACAGGAGGGCTTCGTCCCCGAGGAGCAGGCCCTGCCCTTCGCGGTGAGCACCTCTCCGTCGGAGCTGGTGGACCGGATGATGGCCGGCCCCACGCTCAAGGTGACGGAGAAGTGGCTGAAGCGGCCCGAGCAGACGTGACGGAAGGCGCGCCAGCGACTACTGCGCGGACACCTTGAGCTCCGCCTTGCCCAGCGATGAGGCGAGGCGGAACGTCACCTGCTCCGTCCCGGGCGGGATGACGGGCTGGCCGGAGGACATCACCGTGGGGAACTGCACCTCGTAGCCGACCCAGAACACGCTCGTGTACGGGTAGTACGCGCGCATCTCCAGGTCCGCGCGCCCCAGCCGGCGGATGCGCACCGGCGTCACCTCGCCCGCGGGCGTCACCAGCGCCATGCGCCAGATGGACCGCTTGAAGTCGAAGTCGAGGTACCGGTAGTCGTTGACGTGCACGCCCAGGAAGAACTCGTGCACCTGGCCCGCCTCGGTGCGCTCCTCGGCGAGCAGTTGCTCCACCTTCGGGGGCGGCAACACCTGGAAGGCGGCCTGACGGCGCACACGCGCCTCGCGGAAGGTCTGCGTCTGGAGCGTGACGCCCGCGAAGAGACGCGTGTCGAACCCGTCGTAGATCTCCTGGTTCGCCGAGTACTTGTCGAGCAGCGCCCGGTAGGCCTCTTCCGCGCCCTCGTCATGCAG
This window contains:
- a CDS encoding tetratricopeptide repeat protein; its protein translation is MTTRVKGRAETSPADDEFLQQLQRGGELLAANKVIESKEFLERAHQLQPRNEKAQNLLGLCYFKLGLFDRAAELYEMLVRDNPVDPTLRVNLGLVYLKTNALQRAVREFETATDLSPEHQKAQNYLGLALAQMGEYGRAREHFLLAGSDAMADKMSRAIAGENFSKPTPAPVASAARVEAPPPAPAPAPQKAPPQDETLPEEEIRFAEDEGPSALSESEGGPVLTATPEEVEPSVPAAAPEPTSVPVTKVQLTQVAARVAPASAAQVLAKLAASVVLEAERSKGAFIQAEGSFGIVVDGELLTRLEGMVALQGQLVFQPEMKRFRGRATDKPFGEGSARMVRARGKGVLHLEPAEHREFFAVDLGEDSAYFRDENVFAFEEPVMFENGRVPSDIAPDLDLVHLRGQGQVLLSLPGPLRSVVVRPEAPVTVPLTHLVGWQGNLTPRVVSLLKSPTGETLRTAVELGGEGFALIALAVR
- a CDS encoding lytic transglycosylase domain-containing protein; amino-acid sequence: MRAIPALLLTVLAFPLWAGASESIYRYVEKDGTIVYTNVPPTGSKAAKKMKGSFAQAPSKSAPVVGRSRTPPDLDPHIAAAALRYRIPTALVRAIMHAESNFNPNALSHKGASGLMQLMPGTASDMYVKDIFDERENIEGGVRYLRVLANMFDGDMVKMIAAYNAGPDAVKRYGGKVPPYEETQGYVRKVLQLYYHYKERERPAESGPREPNFQNDDAREGAGGDEPR
- the nadB gene encoding L-aspartate oxidase codes for the protein MPHRFDFLVLGGGVAGLSFALQAARHGTVAVLTKRERGESNTAYAQGGIASVLAPTDSFDAHIEDTLVAGAGICHKDAVEVTVREGPERIRELVTLGAEFNRNTSGEFHLTREGGHSERRIIHAGDITGREVQRALLAKCDETPNITFFSNTAAIDLILDRRQPRSGANRCLGAYALLESGVIERFLARVTVLATGGAGKVYLYTSNPDVATGDGVAMAYRAGAQVANMEFYQFHPTCLYHPEAKSFLISEALRGEGGKLRLKGGQTFMERYHPLGALAPRDVVARAIDAEMKRTGDECVYLDMTHMGRAFLTERFPNIYATCKAFNIDMAVQPIPVVPAAHYQCGGVVTDLQGRTSVPGLYAIGEVSCTGLHGANRLASNSLLEGLVFGQRAVEASVAELASLPTPHEDPPEWDPGSAVESDESVVVTHNWDEIRRLMWNYVGIVRTDKRLMRARRRLELLREEIRDYYWRFKVTRDVIELRNIADVALLIVDCASRRKESRGLHFTLDYPHTDDHHWLRDTTLSREL
- a CDS encoding rhomboid family intramembrane serine protease, with the translated sequence MSSGPRHILDAPGGGPEGRGPSHSFGTPPPPQAPQPRPWVCYAIIGLCVGVFALEEFGVLPSFSANKLPLGALYGPAVQAGQYWRLVAVAFEHGGILHLAFNMSVVVTLGFTLERGIGSLRFAGLSLVTALGASAFSLLFDFDKTMVGASGMILGWAGAMLPIATRQGRRELGTWLVQVAVLSLLPMVSWSGHLGGFLFGLPCGIAMRQGRRVYALALPIILFLTAVVALYAAHPERRGAF
- a CDS encoding TIGR00730 family Rossman fold protein, with the translated sequence MDVRSICVFCGSRPGNRPEYAEAAEQLGTELGRRGITLVYGGASVGLMGTVASAALAAGGKVVGVLPQFLGKRELAYLGLTEFIRVDSMHERKALMAARSDAFIALPGGFGTLDELFEITTWAQLGLHGKPMGLLDTRGFFQPLVALARHMAQEGFVPEEQALPFAVSTSPSELVDRMMAGPTLKVTEKWLKRPEQT